The following proteins are co-located in the Thermoanaerobacterales bacterium genome:
- the scfA gene encoding six-cysteine ranthipeptide SCIFF, translating into MGKHITTISKGSAAPREHRGCGECATSCQSACKTSCTVGNQKCVVRSEK; encoded by the coding sequence ATGGGCAAGCATATCACGACCATCAGCAAGGGATCCGCAGCGCCGCGGGAGCACCGGGGCTGCGGGGAGTGCGCCACTTCCTGCCAGTCGGCCTGCAAGACGTCCTGCACGGTGGGCAACCAGAAATGTGTAGTGAGAAGTGAGAAGTGA
- the scfB gene encoding thioether cross-link-forming SCIFF peptide maturase, producing the protein MIHCFSIKGRHLVFDANSQALHRVDDLTLALLEGQSPAELAGLYPREEIDEALDEIAALTRQGLLNAPDPYGAYTPPEPCVKALCLNVAHACNLACGYCFAGQGSYGGGAGLMKAETARRAVDFLLAGCGRRRRLEVDFFGGEPLLNPDVIRGTVAYARERGAAAGKVFSFTVTTNAVLLDEDFTDFCLANAINVVLSLDGRPEVHDRLRRTRGGDGSYDLVFPRIRRFLERWAAWDGPKGYAYVRGTYTRNNLDFAADFEHLAASGIRHVSLEPVVSDPAEAYAVREGDVERIREEYRRLAEVYLDLARRGDGVRFFHFELDLEGGPCLPKRLTGCGAGTDYLAVAADGGLYPCHQFVGQEGFLVGDVTGGIRRWDMVELFRQAHVYRKKACRSCWAKFLCSGGCHAAAYFANRNLLEPSAVACELMRARLECALYIKAREFDCAR; encoded by the coding sequence TTGATTCACTGCTTCTCCATCAAGGGCCGCCACCTGGTCTTTGACGCTAACAGCCAGGCGCTGCACCGGGTGGACGATCTCACCCTAGCGCTCCTCGAGGGGCAAAGCCCGGCGGAGCTGGCCGGCCTGTACCCGCGGGAGGAGATCGACGAGGCCCTGGATGAGATCGCCGCCCTCACCCGGCAAGGGCTGCTCAATGCGCCCGACCCCTACGGCGCCTACACCCCGCCGGAGCCCTGCGTCAAGGCCCTTTGCCTGAACGTCGCTCATGCCTGCAACCTGGCCTGCGGCTACTGCTTCGCCGGCCAGGGGTCCTACGGCGGCGGGGCGGGGCTGATGAAGGCGGAAACGGCGCGCAGGGCCGTTGACTTTCTCCTGGCCGGCTGCGGCCGGCGGCGCCGCCTGGAGGTCGATTTCTTCGGTGGCGAGCCGCTCCTGAATCCCGACGTGATCCGCGGGACGGTGGCCTATGCCCGGGAGCGGGGGGCCGCCGCGGGAAAGGTTTTCTCTTTCACCGTAACGACCAACGCCGTTTTGCTGGACGAGGACTTCACCGACTTCTGCCTGGCCAACGCGATCAACGTCGTCCTCAGCCTTGACGGCCGCCCGGAGGTCCACGACCGCCTGCGCCGCACGCGGGGCGGGGATGGCTCCTACGACCTTGTCTTCCCCAGGATCAGGCGGTTCCTGGAGCGCTGGGCGGCCTGGGACGGGCCCAAGGGCTACGCCTATGTGAGAGGTACCTACACCCGGAACAACCTGGACTTCGCGGCCGATTTCGAGCACCTCGCCGCCTCCGGCATCCGCCACGTATCGCTGGAGCCGGTGGTCTCCGACCCGGCGGAGGCCTATGCCGTCAGGGAAGGCGACGTGGAACGAATACGGGAGGAGTACCGGCGCCTGGCCGAGGTTTACCTGGACCTGGCCCGGCGCGGGGACGGCGTGCGCTTTTTCCATTTCGAGCTGGACCTTGAAGGCGGGCCCTGTCTGCCGAAGCGCCTCACCGGCTGCGGCGCGGGCACGGACTACCTGGCGGTGGCCGCCGACGGGGGTCTGTACCCTTGCCACCAGTTTGTGGGGCAGGAGGGCTTTCTGGTCGGCGACGTCACGGGAGGCATCAGGCGGTGGGACATGGTGGAGCTGTTCCGGCAGGCGCATGTCTACCGGAAGAAGGCCTGCCGGTCCTGCTGGGCGAAGTTTCTCTGCAGCGGGGGCTGTCACGCGGCGGCGTATTTCGCCAACCGGAATCTTCTGGAGCCGTCTGCTGTGGCCTGTGAGCTGATGCGCGCCCGTTTGGAGTGCGCGCTCTATATTAAGGCCCGGGAGTTTGATTGTGCGCGCTAG
- a CDS encoding M23 family metallopeptidase, protein MLLLYTGRRPKRRGSHPLGLGLLLTGALVLAGFLWQAATAVWAVEVGGHQVAVARDHRDVDRAVASLERTYGPDAALEGVRVVQVPAARNQEFTGAAEIENRLADALGLQKRAVGVAIDGKVRFCFTDRSTALAFLDQLKKGYPADPGAEVGFLQDVRLVEVRVPGSELHSVEDALAAAARARRQNKEYIVKEGDTLWDIAIKNGLSVDELLAANPGLSEDTVLALGQSLNVGKVQPLLTVVATARLKETVPIPYPVTVKKDSSLALGKRQVIKPGRQGQKEFIVEVTRYNGRLVSRRMIDSRVVQQPVVQVEARGTKLMLASRGGGHLIWPARGGITSTYGRRGDGMHTGIDIGADAGAPVVAAEAGQVISAGWAGGYGRCVEIAHGGGVVTRYAHLSRISVSVGEEVERGERIGSVGSTGNATGPHLHFEILVNGSPRNPLNYL, encoded by the coding sequence TTGTTACTCCTGTACACCGGCCGCAGGCCTAAGCGCCGGGGTTCCCATCCTCTCGGGCTGGGCCTCTTGTTGACCGGTGCACTGGTGCTGGCCGGGTTCCTCTGGCAGGCGGCGACGGCCGTCTGGGCGGTGGAGGTCGGCGGGCACCAGGTCGCCGTGGCCCGGGACCACCGGGATGTGGACCGGGCGGTGGCTTCCCTGGAGCGGACGTACGGCCCGGATGCGGCCCTGGAAGGGGTCCGGGTGGTACAGGTTCCCGCGGCGCGGAACCAGGAGTTTACGGGCGCCGCGGAGATCGAGAACAGGCTGGCGGATGCCCTCGGGCTGCAGAAAAGGGCGGTGGGGGTAGCCATCGACGGGAAGGTGAGGTTCTGCTTTACCGACCGCTCGACCGCCCTGGCGTTCCTTGATCAGTTAAAGAAGGGTTATCCGGCCGATCCGGGGGCCGAGGTGGGGTTCTTACAGGACGTGCGGTTGGTTGAGGTCCGCGTGCCCGGGAGCGAGCTCCATTCGGTCGAGGATGCGCTCGCGGCCGCCGCCCGGGCCCGCAGGCAGAACAAGGAGTACATCGTCAAGGAAGGCGACACCCTCTGGGACATCGCCATTAAAAACGGCCTTTCGGTGGATGAACTGCTGGCCGCCAACCCCGGGCTGAGCGAGGACACCGTACTGGCGCTCGGCCAAAGTCTGAATGTGGGCAAGGTTCAGCCGCTATTGACCGTGGTGGCCACTGCCCGCCTCAAGGAGACCGTCCCCATACCCTACCCGGTGACGGTGAAGAAGGACTCCTCCCTGGCCCTGGGCAAACGGCAGGTCATCAAGCCCGGGCGCCAGGGGCAGAAGGAGTTTATCGTTGAGGTCACCCGTTATAACGGTCGCCTGGTTTCCCGCAGGATGATCGACTCCCGGGTGGTGCAGCAGCCCGTGGTCCAGGTGGAGGCCCGCGGCACCAAGCTCATGCTCGCCTCCCGCGGCGGGGGGCACCTGATCTGGCCGGCGCGCGGCGGCATCACCTCCACTTACGGGCGGCGCGGCGACGGGATGCACACCGGGATCGACATCGGGGCCGACGCCGGCGCCCCGGTGGTCGCCGCCGAGGCCGGGCAGGTGATCTCGGCCGGCTGGGCCGGCGGTTACGGGCGATGCGTGGAGATCGCCCACGGGGGCGGGGTCGTTACCCGCTACGCGCACCTGTCCAGGATCAGCGTCTCGGTCGGGGAAGAGGTCGAGCGCGGGGAGCGGATCGGCAGCGTGGGCAGCACGGGCAACGCCACCGGACCGCACCTGCACTTCGAGATACTGGTGAACGGCAGCCCGCGCAATCCATTAAATTACCTGTAG
- a CDS encoding tetratricopeptide repeat protein codes for MPSKKTQKAVFWVLTILIGVGLVASSVVWTLPDQASAPPTPPPEAENAPQEAANPADFSALEAKVEANPRDIPARLQLAQAYRNAGEFDKAIAAYGEILKLDGDNQNARLSLAEVYAYQERYDEALSELDRLLAANPRHQGALGMAVEVAALGKQDYQGAIARLENYVKVVGDGPEAEAARQMIDFYRQMAEQAEKDQESKQQATKE; via the coding sequence ATGCCCAGTAAGAAAACGCAGAAAGCGGTGTTCTGGGTTTTGACGATCCTTATCGGCGTGGGGCTGGTAGCCTCTTCGGTGGTCTGGACCCTCCCGGACCAGGCGTCGGCTCCGCCCACCCCGCCGCCTGAAGCGGAGAACGCCCCGCAGGAGGCCGCGAACCCGGCGGACTTCTCAGCGCTGGAAGCCAAGGTTGAAGCCAACCCCCGGGACATCCCGGCAAGGCTCCAGCTGGCCCAGGCCTACCGGAACGCCGGGGAGTTTGACAAGGCCATCGCCGCGTACGGGGAGATCCTCAAGCTCGACGGGGATAACCAGAATGCCCGCCTGAGCCTGGCCGAAGTGTATGCTTACCAGGAACGGTACGACGAGGCCCTGAGCGAACTGGACCGGCTGCTGGCCGCCAACCCGCGCCACCAGGGTGCATTGGGGATGGCGGTGGAGGTCGCGGCGCTGGGGAAACAGGACTATCAGGGGGCGATCGCCCGCCTGGAGAATTACGTTAAGGTGGTCGGTGACGGCCCGGAGGCCGAGGCGGCCAGGCAGATGATCGACTTCTACCGCCAGATGGCCGAGCAGGCAGAAAAAGACCAGGAATCAAAGCAGCAGGCGACAAAGGAGTAA
- the murA gene encoding UDP-N-acetylglucosamine 1-carboxyvinyltransferase, whose protein sequence is MTRIVIEGGRPLRGRVRVSGAKNATLAILCAAILADREVVLENVPDISDVRILLEIIGALGMESQWLGEDIVRIRPGEPRFLEAPYKLVKKLRASNLLLGPLLARYGQARVALPGGCNIGSRPMDLHFKGLAGLGADLSLESGYIIGRAGPLRGARVYLDFPSVGATENIMMAAVLAEGQTVIENVAREPEVVDLANFLNSLGARIRGAGTDVIKIEGVKALGERVRYAVIPDRIEAGTYMVAAAATHGDVVLENVIPTHFEPLSAKLREAGVVVEADEDRVRVASPGPLCPVNIKTMPYPGFATDMQSQMMSMLSAVPGTSVIVENIFENRFQVAQELRRMGARIKVEGRVAVVEGVPHLQGAPLKATDLRAAAALVIAGLMAEGRTEICNVHFLDRGYRHLEARLAALGAVIRRE, encoded by the coding sequence TTGACCAGGATTGTAATCGAGGGGGGGCGCCCCCTCAGGGGTCGAGTACGGGTCAGCGGGGCCAAGAACGCCACCCTGGCCATCCTCTGTGCGGCCATCCTGGCCGACAGAGAGGTCGTCCTTGAGAACGTTCCGGACATCAGTGACGTCAGGATTTTGCTTGAAATCATCGGTGCCCTGGGCATGGAAAGCCAGTGGCTCGGGGAGGACATCGTCCGCATCCGCCCCGGCGAACCCAGGTTCCTGGAAGCGCCCTACAAGCTGGTGAAGAAGCTGCGGGCGTCCAACCTTCTGCTGGGACCGCTGCTGGCCCGTTACGGGCAGGCGCGGGTGGCTCTCCCCGGGGGGTGCAACATCGGCAGCCGGCCGATGGACCTGCACTTCAAAGGCCTGGCCGGGCTGGGTGCCGACCTGAGCCTTGAGAGCGGTTACATCATCGGCCGGGCCGGCCCGTTGCGCGGCGCCCGGGTCTACCTTGACTTCCCCAGTGTCGGGGCGACCGAGAACATTATGATGGCCGCCGTCCTCGCCGAGGGACAGACCGTTATCGAAAACGTTGCCCGGGAGCCCGAAGTCGTCGACCTGGCGAACTTCCTGAACAGCCTGGGGGCGCGTATCCGTGGCGCGGGCACGGACGTCATCAAGATCGAGGGCGTCAAGGCCCTGGGCGAACGGGTGCGCTACGCCGTCATCCCGGACCGTATCGAGGCCGGGACCTACATGGTGGCGGCCGCCGCGACCCACGGCGACGTGGTCCTGGAAAACGTCATCCCGACGCACTTTGAACCCTTAAGCGCCAAGCTGCGGGAGGCGGGGGTCGTCGTGGAGGCGGACGAGGACCGCGTGCGGGTGGCGAGCCCCGGCCCGCTCTGTCCGGTGAACATCAAGACCATGCCCTACCCCGGTTTCGCCACCGATATGCAGTCGCAGATGATGAGCATGCTCTCGGCGGTGCCCGGAACGAGCGTCATCGTGGAAAACATCTTCGAAAACCGCTTTCAGGTGGCCCAGGAACTCCGCCGCATGGGCGCCCGGATCAAGGTCGAGGGCCGCGTGGCGGTCGTCGAGGGCGTCCCGCACCTGCAGGGGGCGCCGCTCAAGGCCACCGACCTGCGGGCCGCTGCGGCGCTGGTTATCGCCGGACTGATGGCCGAGGGCCGGACCGAGATCTGCAACGTGCACTTCCTGGACCGCGGCTATCGCCACCTGGAGGCGCGGCTGGCGGCCCTGGGAGCGGTCATCAGGCGCGAATGA
- a CDS encoding 23S rRNA (pseudouridine(1915)-N(3))-methyltransferase RlmH: MIRFTIVAVGRLKEPYLVEAAEEYLRRLVPYARVQVHEVPEEPFPPRPSPAQSRAVREQEAARLARHIPGGGCLIALAPRGRIPSSEELAALVEERALAGQGHLIFLVGGPLGLAPALLERAAMVLSFSRLTFPHQLFRVILLEQLYRVCKIVRHEPYHW, encoded by the coding sequence ATGATCCGTTTTACGATCGTTGCCGTGGGACGCTTGAAAGAGCCTTACCTGGTCGAGGCGGCGGAGGAATACCTTCGCCGCCTGGTGCCTTACGCCCGCGTCCAGGTCCACGAGGTCCCGGAGGAGCCGTTCCCGCCGCGCCCCTCGCCCGCCCAGAGCCGGGCCGTCCGGGAGCAGGAGGCGGCGCGCCTGGCCCGGCATATTCCCGGGGGTGGCTGCCTGATCGCCCTGGCGCCCAGGGGCAGAATACCGTCCAGCGAGGAACTGGCCGCCCTGGTCGAGGAACGCGCCCTGGCCGGCCAGGGGCACCTTATCTTCCTGGTGGGCGGCCCCCTGGGGCTCGCCCCGGCCCTGCTTGAACGGGCCGCCATGGTCCTCTCCTTTTCCCGCCTGACCTTTCCCCACCAGCTCTTCCGCGTCATCCTTCTCGAACAGCTCTACCGCGTGTGCAAGATCGTGAGGCATGAGCCGTACCATTGGTAG
- a CDS encoding zinc ribbon domain-containing protein — translation MPIFEFRCAGCGALFEKLFRDTEEKVEIKCPKCGAETAERVISKTNYVLGAGKEGKKPKLTTKSCGPGSSCHTLELPGLGD, via the coding sequence ATGCCTATTTTTGAGTTTCGCTGTGCAGGGTGCGGGGCCCTTTTTGAGAAGCTCTTCCGGGATACCGAGGAGAAAGTGGAGATAAAGTGTCCCAAGTGCGGGGCGGAGACGGCGGAACGGGTGATCAGCAAGACCAACTACGTGCTGGGGGCCGGCAAGGAAGGCAAGAAGCCGAAACTGACCACCAAGTCCTGCGGCCCCGGCAGCTCCTGCCACACTCTGGAACTGCCCGGGCTGGGTGATTAG
- a CDS encoding YkgJ family cysteine cluster protein translates to MFNDLITRYEQLALAAEQAFEQMRGEYPEEVKCERGCIDCCHALFGLFLIEAAYLREKFEQLGPDRKREVLARAGEAEEQLRRIQERLKAAYPDDPDMQAYAMARERVRCPFLNDRGECAGYPFRPITCRVYGIPVTVQGAGRACWKAAFAPGRPYPAFNLDRVYRELHELSRALLEKAGQQDLDRASLLLPVSTALKTPPQSLLRGEPPINENAPDPRGTEE, encoded by the coding sequence ATGTTTAACGACCTGATCACCCGCTACGAGCAGCTGGCGCTGGCGGCTGAGCAGGCCTTTGAGCAAATGCGGGGGGAATACCCGGAGGAGGTCAAGTGCGAGCGGGGCTGCATCGACTGCTGCCACGCCCTCTTCGGGCTCTTCCTGATCGAGGCCGCCTATCTGCGGGAGAAGTTTGAACAGCTCGGCCCGGACCGGAAGCGGGAGGTCCTGGCCCGCGCCGGGGAGGCCGAGGAGCAACTGCGCCGGATCCAGGAGAGACTGAAGGCCGCCTACCCGGATGATCCGGACATGCAGGCCTACGCCATGGCCAGGGAGCGCGTCAGGTGCCCCTTCCTTAACGACCGGGGAGAATGCGCCGGTTACCCCTTCCGGCCGATCACCTGCCGCGTCTACGGCATCCCGGTGACCGTCCAGGGCGCCGGCCGCGCCTGCTGGAAGGCCGCCTTTGCTCCCGGCCGGCCGTACCCGGCCTTCAACCTGGACCGGGTGTACAGGGAACTCCACGAACTGTCGCGCGCCTTGCTGGAAAAGGCCGGGCAGCAGGACCTGGACCGGGCGTCCCTGCTCCTTCCCGTGTCCACCGCCCTGAAGACGCCGCCCCAAAGCCTGCTGAGGGGCGAACCGCCCATAAATGAAAACGCCCCGGATCCCCGGGGCACGGAAGAGTGA
- a CDS encoding tetratricopeptide repeat protein, which yields MRMPTPQDAERFIEEQKQYLRSNPECATALYNLGVAAMQQGRLDEAAEYFRQSIEDGARMFEAWVNLGYIYYTKGDLEGVIEANKKAVEIEPRYARGYANLGFAYLQAVRTEEAIVALEKAIALNPRIAQAWANLISAYLQKGDVQRAVETGEKLVDMAPDFGLGHNNLAYAYHVQGEHAKAAKHVDQALVNGFPVHPDFLKELEPYRGERGEAADV from the coding sequence ATGCGCATGCCGACACCTCAAGACGCCGAGCGCTTCATCGAGGAACAGAAGCAATACCTGCGGAGCAACCCCGAGTGCGCCACCGCCCTCTACAACCTCGGCGTGGCCGCCATGCAGCAGGGCCGGCTCGACGAGGCCGCCGAGTACTTCCGGCAGTCCATCGAGGACGGCGCCCGAATGTTCGAGGCCTGGGTGAACCTGGGCTATATTTATTACACGAAGGGGGATCTCGAGGGAGTCATAGAAGCCAACAAGAAGGCCGTCGAGATCGAGCCGCGCTACGCCCGGGGGTACGCCAACCTCGGCTTCGCCTACCTGCAGGCGGTCCGCACCGAGGAGGCCATCGTCGCCCTCGAAAAGGCCATCGCGCTGAACCCGCGCATCGCCCAGGCTTGGGCCAACCTGATCAGCGCCTACCTGCAGAAGGGAGACGTCCAGCGGGCGGTGGAGACCGGCGAGAAACTGGTGGACATGGCCCCCGACTTCGGCCTGGGCCATAACAACCTGGCCTACGCCTATCACGTGCAGGGCGAGCACGCCAAGGCGGCGAAGCACGTGGACCAGGCCCTGGTTAACGGCTTCCCGGTCCACCCCGACTTCCTGAAGGAACTGGAACCCTACCGCGGAGAGCGAGGCGAGGCCGCCGATGTTTAA
- a CDS encoding dissimilatory sulfite reductase D family protein, with amino-acid sequence MDEIKKIIVEYLTNAKKSKHYFKDLEKAVKDKVPGAGLRDVKKACNELVNEGTVAYFMTGSTTMYCLASRQSETTTKDE; translated from the coding sequence GTGGACGAGATCAAGAAGATTATCGTGGAGTACCTCACCAACGCGAAGAAGTCCAAGCACTACTTCAAGGACCTGGAAAAGGCCGTGAAGGATAAGGTTCCCGGCGCCGGCCTGAGGGACGTTAAGAAGGCCTGCAACGAGTTGGTGAACGAGGGGACGGTCGCCTACTTCATGACCGGCAGCACCACCATGTACTGCCTGGCCAGCCGCCAGAGCGAGACGACGACCAAGGACGAATAA
- the dsrB gene encoding dissimilatory-type sulfite reductase subunit beta, which produces MGLSTTKFGVYNPDNPQENRITDIGPRYYWDFFPPIIQRNYGKWLYHEVLEPGVLVHVSETGEKVYTVRAGGMRIMSAAFVREICDIADRHCDGYVRFTTRNNIEFLVDSPEKVEALKKELESRKFFSGANKFPVGGTGAGITNIVHTQGYIHCHTPATDASSMVKAVMDELYNYFGSMTLPAKLRVSMACCLNMCGAVHCSDIALLGYHRKPPIIDHEWLAKMCEIPTVIASCPKAAISPGATPDGKKTVKIKDERCMFCGNCYTMCAALPLSDKEGDGVVVLAGGKLSNRISAPKFSKVVVPFLPNNFPRFPEVCETVKRIVEVYATHANKYERLGDWAERIGWEKFFELTGLPFTDHLLDDHRLAYDTYRTSTLFKYTDAAWAVSKAAGGVD; this is translated from the coding sequence ATGGGCCTCTCTACCACGAAGTTCGGGGTATACAACCCTGATAATCCGCAGGAGAACCGCATAACCGATATCGGGCCGCGCTACTACTGGGACTTCTTCCCGCCCATCATCCAGAGGAACTACGGCAAGTGGCTCTATCATGAGGTCCTGGAGCCCGGCGTGCTGGTGCACGTCTCCGAGACGGGCGAGAAGGTCTACACGGTGCGCGCCGGCGGGATGCGCATTATGAGCGCGGCCTTCGTCCGCGAAATCTGCGATATCGCCGACAGGCACTGCGACGGCTATGTCCGCTTCACCACCCGCAACAACATCGAATTCCTCGTCGACAGCCCGGAGAAGGTCGAGGCCCTTAAGAAGGAGCTTGAGAGCCGCAAGTTCTTCTCGGGCGCCAACAAGTTCCCGGTCGGCGGGACGGGCGCCGGCATCACCAACATCGTCCATACCCAGGGCTACATCCACTGCCACACGCCGGCCACCGACGCCTCTTCGATGGTCAAGGCGGTCATGGATGAACTATACAACTACTTCGGCAGCATGACCCTGCCGGCGAAACTCCGCGTTTCCATGGCCTGCTGCCTGAACATGTGCGGCGCCGTGCACTGCTCGGACATCGCACTGCTGGGCTACCACCGCAAGCCGCCGATCATCGACCACGAGTGGCTGGCCAAGATGTGCGAGATTCCAACGGTCATCGCCTCCTGCCCGAAGGCCGCCATCTCCCCCGGCGCGACTCCGGACGGAAAGAAGACGGTCAAGATCAAGGACGAGCGCTGCATGTTCTGCGGCAACTGCTACACCATGTGTGCGGCCCTGCCGCTGTCCGACAAGGAGGGCGACGGCGTGGTCGTGCTGGCGGGCGGCAAGCTCTCCAACCGCATCTCGGCGCCGAAGTTCTCGAAGGTCGTCGTGCCCTTCCTGCCGAACAACTTCCCGCGGTTCCCCGAGGTGTGTGAGACCGTCAAGCGTATCGTCGAGGTCTACGCGACGCATGCTAACAAGTACGAGCGGCTTGGTGACTGGGCCGAGCGGATCGGCTGGGAGAAGTTCTTCGAGCTGACCGGCCTGCCCTTTACCGACCACCTTCTGGACGACCACCGCCTGGCATACGATACGTACCGGACGAGCACCCTGTTCAAATACACGGACGCCGCATGGGCGGTTTCCAAGGCGGCAGGTGGCGTAGACTAG
- the dsrA gene encoding dissimilatory-type sulfite reductase subunit alpha: protein MSFEFKPKVPQKELNYQELRIYTDEELQNPSDEELKSFKVKYDIPMLEQLESGPWPSFVADLKVEALRRRKLADDRMMISRDVVEDLLGQVELSFEHGETHWKHGGIVGVQGYGGGVIGRYSDVPDKFPGVAHFHTVRLNQPASKFYKTDFLRALADLWEFRGSGIFNLHGSTGDIVLLGTFTEQLEPIFQECAHHLSQDIGGSGSNLRTPSCCVGKARCEFALYDTQEMCYDMTMHYQDELHRPMFPYKFKFKFDGCPNGCVASIARSDLSFIGTWRDNIRIDQDAVRGYVQGDIVPNAGAHRGREWGKFDIRKEVVDRCPSGCMKYEDGVLTIDDADCVRCMHCINTMPRALRPGVDTGVTILCGAKAPILEGAQMATMIVPFMKAEPPYDNIKEVIDKAQEFWMEEGKNRERIGELIQRVGLPKFLEAVGLPPAPQHVWKPRENPYIFWKAEDVPGGFARDISDYRKRHAR, encoded by the coding sequence ATGTCTTTCGAATTCAAACCGAAAGTCCCCCAAAAGGAACTTAATTACCAGGAACTCCGCATCTACACCGACGAGGAGCTGCAGAACCCCTCTGACGAGGAGCTTAAGAGTTTTAAGGTCAAGTATGACATCCCCATGCTGGAGCAGCTCGAGTCCGGCCCGTGGCCCAGCTTCGTGGCCGACCTCAAGGTCGAGGCCCTGCGCCGGAGAAAGCTCGCCGATGACCGCATGATGATCTCCCGGGACGTCGTGGAGGACCTGCTCGGCCAGGTCGAACTCTCCTTCGAGCACGGCGAGACCCACTGGAAGCACGGCGGGATCGTCGGCGTACAGGGGTACGGCGGCGGCGTCATCGGACGTTACTCCGACGTGCCGGACAAGTTCCCCGGCGTGGCTCACTTCCATACGGTCCGCCTGAACCAGCCGGCCAGCAAGTTTTACAAGACCGACTTCCTCCGGGCGCTGGCCGACCTCTGGGAGTTCCGCGGCAGCGGTATCTTCAACCTGCACGGTTCCACCGGCGACATCGTCCTGCTCGGCACCTTCACCGAGCAGCTGGAGCCGATCTTCCAGGAATGCGCCCACCACCTCAGCCAGGACATCGGCGGCTCGGGCTCCAACCTGCGCACGCCGTCCTGCTGTGTCGGTAAGGCCCGCTGCGAGTTCGCCCTGTACGACACCCAGGAAATGTGCTACGACATGACGATGCACTACCAGGACGAACTGCACCGCCCGATGTTCCCGTACAAGTTCAAGTTCAAGTTCGACGGGTGCCCCAACGGCTGCGTGGCGTCCATCGCCCGTTCCGACCTCTCCTTCATCGGCACGTGGCGGGACAACATCCGCATCGACCAGGACGCCGTCCGGGGCTACGTTCAGGGCGACATCGTCCCGAACGCCGGCGCGCACCGCGGCCGCGAGTGGGGCAAGTTCGACATCCGGAAGGAAGTCGTCGACCGCTGCCCGAGCGGCTGCATGAAGTACGAGGACGGCGTGCTGACCATCGACGACGCCGACTGCGTCCGCTGCATGCACTGCATCAACACCATGCCGCGTGCCCTGCGGCCGGGTGTCGATACGGGCGTCACCATCCTCTGCGGCGCCAAGGCCCCCATTCTTGAGGGCGCCCAGATGGCGACCATGATCGTGCCTTTCATGAAGGCCGAGCCGCCCTACGACAACATCAAGGAAGTCATCGACAAGGCGCAGGAGTTCTGGATGGAAGAGGGCAAGAACCGCGAGCGCATCGGTGAATTGATCCAGCGCGTCGGCCTGCCGAAGTTCCTGGAAGCCGTCGGGCTGCCGCCCGCGCCGCAGCACGTTTGGAAGCCGCGGGAGAACCCGTACATCTTCTGGAAAGCCGAGGACGTGCCGGGCGGCTTTGCGCGCGACATCAGCGACTACCGGAAGCGGCACGCGCGGTAG
- a CDS encoding 4Fe-4S binding protein, translating to MFMVSIDESKCDGCGECVEACPASVLVLQDGKCHVTNPTDCLGCETCVTVCPNGAPTLQEL from the coding sequence ATGTTCATGGTGTCCATCGACGAGAGCAAGTGCGACGGCTGCGGCGAGTGCGTCGAAGCTTGCCCGGCGAGCGTTCTGGTCCTGCAGGACGGGAAGTGCCACGTCACGAACCCGACCGACTGCCTGGGTTGCGAGACCTGCGTCACCGTTTGCCCGAACGGCGCTCCCACGTTGCAGGAACTCTAG